The following DNA comes from Hordeum vulgare subsp. vulgare chromosome 3H, MorexV3_pseudomolecules_assembly, whole genome shotgun sequence.
TTCCGGTACAATACCaaaaaatcccgaacattttctggtggtcaaaataggacttcccgtatataaatatttacctccggaatggtccgaaactccccgtgatgtccgggatctcatccaggaatccgaacaactttcggtaaccacatacaattcccattacaactctagcgtcaccgaaccttaagtgtgtagaccctatgggttcgggaaccatgcaaacatgaccgagacacctctctagccaataaccaatagtgggatccggatacccacattggctcccacatgttccacgatgatcccatcggatgaaccacgatgtcagggattcaattaatcccgtatacaattccctttgtctatcggtatgatacttgccgatattcgatcgtcggtatccctataccttattcaatctcgttaccggcaagtctctttactcgttccgtaacacatgatcccgtgactaactccttagtcacactgagctcattatgatgatgtattaccgagtgggcctagagattcctctccgttacacggagtgacaaatctcagtctcgattcgtaccaacccaacagacacttacggagatacctgtagtgcacctttatagtcacccaattacaatgtgacgtttgatacacccaaagcattcctacgatatccgggagttgtacaatctcatggtctaagcaaatgatacttgacattagaaaagctctagcagacgaactacacgatcttgtgctatgcttaggattgagtcttgtccatcacatcattctactaatgatgtgatcccgttatcagcgacatccaatgtccatggtcaggaaaccatgaccatccattgatcaacgagctagtcaactagaggctcactagggacatggtgtggtctatgtattcacacatgtattacggtttccggttaatacaattacaacatgaacaatagacaattatcatgaacaaggaaatataataataaacaatttattattgactctagggcatatttccaacacgggagAGGGTCGGCCCGCGGCTGCATAAGTCAATGAGTGGCGCCTAAGAGcaaggcgccacacattacaagtgTGGCGCCTTTGCCTTATGCACCACACTACCGGAAGGGTGGGGTCGGCCAAGGCAGGGGTGCCAGCATGGCCGAAGGTGTGGCGTCTAGAGTTTTGGtgccacacagtgtagtgtgatgCCTTTTTGTcggacgccacacaaaagggCTAGGCGGTCAAATTTCTTTCGATCACATTTCATTTTGTGAATTTGTTGTGTCAATAGGTCAAATTTGGCCATATTGTCGATAATTAGTAGTTTCCTTTttaacatttttggatcatgtgaAAGGTAATTTTCCTTTTAGGATGTAGTGTGGGACACTTTTTTAAATAAATAGACCACTTCGGAGCGTTAGCAGTCCAACGTCTACTCGCTAAACGCTTCTTGTTTTTGTGCAAGTTAATCTTCTTGGATGTTGGATTACAACAGTTaggcgtcgtcttcttcctccaggccatctcttcttcttcctcctccttcagcCGCCGAACTTGCTCTCATACTTGTGCTTATCTCCGTGTGCGATGTTAATTCTTTATTTTAAAGAAGGTTAAAACCTCCGATCTTTACGTCAATCGATgtatacatttatttttattaattatttaataaAGGTCATCATCGTTTTCACCGAGGTAGCTATATAATCCGAATGGCGgtcctcttcttttttctctccctaataataaagcacataGTGCTTCTGTCGTACGTCACTAAAATTACTTCCAATGTTATCCtaaattacccactatgccaCCCATAAGTAAAGAAAAcgatttgatttttttccagtcAAAGTCATCGTTCCTTACTTATAGGGAGAGGTCCTAAAAAGACAACCAGATGAGCTCGGCGTAGTGGTTGGAGCGCTGGTATTCCATCTAGTTGACCCAGGTTCGATACCTGGAACCTTCATTTCTTTGGTcacgcatttttgttttattattcCCATTTGTTTTTTATCTTCTTTAAATTAATTCGGAATTTACAAATTTCCAAATTAAAAAACTCTTGAGTTTTGAGCGAAAATATTCATAAAGTCATAAAATGTTTTGGGATTTCAAAATGTTTACAGATTTAAATAATACTGatgaaatcataaaatgtttggGAATTCAAAAAAAAGGTTCGGGAAATCATAAAACGTTCATGGACTCAAAAAATGTTGATGatttaaaaaaattgttttgATTTTGTAAAAGAATTCACAatttcatattttcaaaaaatatattcagCAAATATAAAACATTCATGATTTTGAAAATGATCATGTATTCAAAAATATCCTTGAATTCGAAGAAAATGTGTAAGAAATTTTGAAAAACGTTCACGGAAACtaaaaaaatgcaaaaatatGTATTATACAACAGATTTAATCTTACCATGGCGGTCTCCTCTCCATAAACTGCAGGTGCCGTCCTTAGGTTAGAGCACGGCGACAATGAGGCATACGTATTTAGTGACCACTAACCACATTACAAAAATCCTTGTCAGAAGCCGTTTACTCTATAGCGATGCCCCTGTGTTGTGCTAAAGTATAATGAAAAGCACATCATCTTGAAATTGATTGTTAGCGATGATGAAAAGTATAATGGACAATATGAACATCATTAGCGATTACgatgaaaagaaaaataacaacaaaatTAAATGGGTAGCTAGGAGCGTGcaacattttatttttttccgcttgcaacgcacggacacatttccttagggcatgtacaatggtgcTATCTTAGAAGTGCCACataggataaatgatgaggtggagAAGAGAAAACTCGAAAAAAAGGCTTTGCCTTCTcttatttaaaagaaaacaagAGGTGATCTCGTAGCACAATACGCCTCATCATGTTTTTAGGAATAACTAATTATAAAAGATAGGGTTAAAAGATGACCCATTGTAGACTCTCTTTTTTGTCATTGTACCTGCCTTTAAAGAAAACTCAGTCAACTTACTTATAGCTTCTCGCctttttttttttgacacgagaGCTGGTCTGCGGCCGTGTGCAACGGTGCAGGCAGCCGAGTATAGCATAGCAGACACCAAAATCTCGAGTGAGCAACAGACGGTAACAAACAAACCCACGATCAGGTCCACCCCACTCCATCCAGATTCCAGGCCCAGCGGGAGGAAGTTTTTAAAAAGGAAAACTGGAGCAGACCAGCAGCAGCGCCTAGACGCGACACCTGTTCTTCATGGCGCAGCCAATCGCATCCCCCCACCTCGCTTCCTTGCGGCTCGTGCCTTTCCTCCCTCACTCACAGTCACACGTCCCGCTCGCCCGCATCCGCTCCTCCTCCCCCGAACACGCAACGCCGTCGTCCGCCACTGGCAACCTCCCACGCCCCCGCGCGCCGCGCCCACCTGGTACACGTACTCCCGAACCCAGCACCAACCCTCCTCgtcaccactctctctctctactttccctcgctctctccctctctctctctttctccatTGCTGCACCCTTGATTCGCGCAAAGGACGCCACGGCTCGCGCTCTCTCTGTTGGTGGGCTGCTCAGGCGCGTGGTGCGGCTGGCCGGCGCTGCCGTCGGCGTGGTCTCGGGGCTGTTTTACTGCCGTGGGATCGGGTGATGGCGGCGGCGGTGTTCGCCGGGGACGGGGCCGCCGCgcgcggggggtgctcggcggaaTGCGCCGGGGGGATCGAGAGGCCACCGGATCTCGGGAGCAGGGCGGGGGACGGGTGCGGCAAGCGGAGCGTGTACCTCATGGAGTGCGTGCCGCTGTGGGGCTGCGCCGCGGCGCGCGGCCGTGCCGCGGAGATGGAGGACGCGTGCGCCGCCGTGCCGCGCTTCGCTGCCCTGCCGGCGCGGATGCTCGCCAGCAGCCGTGAGCTGGACGGGATCGGGGGCGACTTCGACGCCGCCGAGCTCCGGCTCCCAGCGCACCTGTTCGGCGTCTACGATGGGCACGGCGGCTCGGAGGTGGGGTTATCTTCTCCTGTGACTCTTGGCCCAGAGTCCCGGACCAAACACATTTGACTTGAAGCGGGCCCTCTTGCTCATGCTTGATCATGTCTGTGCAGGTCGCAAACTACTGCCGGGATAAGATCCACGTTGTGTTGAGAGAAGTGCTGAGAGACGGCAGGGGGTTGGAGGAACTGGGAGAAGTAGGGGAGGTGGACGTGAAGGAATCATGGGAGAAGGTTTTCGGTGATTGTTTCCAGAAGGTAGACGACGAGGTGTCGGGGAAAGCGATCAGGTTTTCCAATGGCGTCACGGAGCTCCGTCCGGAGCCTATTGCCGCTGATAACGTCGGTTCCACTGCCGTGGTTGCGATTGTCTGCTCTTCTCATGTCATAACTGCGAATTGTGGAGATTCACGCGTCGTGCTCTGCCGTGGGAAGGAGCCGATTGCTCTGTCCGTCGATCACAAAGTACATACTGGGCTTTACTGTTCAGCTAAGTTTTTTGGTTAAGGCAAATTGTATCTGATTATGCTTTCCTGTTCTAGCCTGATGGGAAAGACGAGCGTGCCAGGATTGAGGCCGCAGGTGGAAAGGTCATTGACTGGAATGGTTATCGTGTCTCTGGTATTCTCGCAATGTCACGGTCAATCGGTAAGTTTTCCGCCTTTGCACGCCCAAGCTTATTACCTGGACAAACATATTGatgatttctttttttcttttttttgcgggAAACATATTGATGATTTCAAGCCAGCTGTAAAGCCATGTTTGGAATGCGATTAAGATCTTAAGATGTTTTCTGTTACTTTTTGACCACGAGTGTGCTAGCCTAACATGACTGTTCTTATTCATGAACACTAGAAGAAGGCACACTTTAGTAACTCTAGAAGGCATCTCTCCGTAAGCTAGGAGCTTAAGACCCAAAAAAAGTGTCACAACAAGTAAGCTTGTACAAAAACATGTTGTAGACCTGTTCAGCATATATGGCGCCGATTTATTCGGTTCGGCCAAACATCCGTAGCAGTAGATAGTTGTAGGTCTATGGCCATATCAGCTTATTTGCTGCATATGTTTGGGATGTCAGTAAG
Coding sequences within:
- the LOC123444260 gene encoding protein phosphatase 2C 50-like, with amino-acid sequence MAAAVFAGDGAAARGGCSAECAGGIERPPDLGSRAGDGCGKRSVYLMECVPLWGCAAARGRAAEMEDACAAVPRFAALPARMLASSRELDGIGGDFDAAELRLPAHLFGVYDGHGGSEVANYCRDKIHVVLREVLRDGRGLEELGEVGEVDVKESWEKVFGDCFQKVDDEVSGKAIRFSNGVTELRPEPIAADNVGSTAVVAIVCSSHVITANCGDSRVVLCRGKEPIALSVDHKPDGKDERARIEAAGGKVIDWNGYRVSGILAMSRSIGDRYLKPFLIPKPEVSVVPRAKDDDCLILASDGLWDVMSNEDACKVARRQILLWYKNNNDGANSDGGSEPTMNPAAKAAADCLVRLALMKGSGDNISVIVIDLKSRKKPKGKS